A part of Gemmatimonas groenlandica genomic DNA contains:
- a CDS encoding RNA polymerase sigma factor: protein MDDIDRLFRDYHQPIVRYLARRLGDRDLADELAQETFLRAMRHLPLTNERSWLFSVATNLVRDEGRRDVRRRRHLEALRADESQTLTIEHESITREQQQDQLREQAFARSAIDALGEKDRAALLLREEGLDYHEIAATLGLSVGSVGTTLSRARRRLVDIYESLVRERDAQGGADVA from the coding sequence ATGGACGACATCGACCGACTGTTCCGCGACTATCACCAACCCATCGTGCGCTACCTCGCGCGACGACTGGGCGATCGTGATCTCGCCGACGAACTCGCGCAGGAGACCTTTCTCCGCGCCATGCGGCATTTGCCGCTCACGAATGAACGCTCGTGGCTCTTTTCCGTGGCCACGAATCTTGTCCGCGACGAAGGGCGGCGTGACGTACGTCGTCGTCGCCATCTCGAAGCGCTACGGGCCGACGAATCGCAGACGCTGACGATCGAACACGAATCGATCACGCGCGAGCAGCAGCAGGATCAGCTGCGTGAACAGGCGTTCGCGCGCTCCGCCATCGATGCGCTCGGCGAGAAAGACCGCGCGGCCTTGCTGCTGCGCGAAGAAGGACTCGACTATCACGAAATTGCCGCCACGCTTGGCCTGTCGGTGGGATCCGTGGGCACGACGCTCTCGCGCGCCCGACGCCGCCTGGTGGACATCTACGAGTCGCTCGTTCGCGAGCGCGACGCACAGGGAGGAGCCGATGTCGCATAA
- a CDS encoding protein kinase domain-containing protein translates to MSDLLADLRAQLGDRYRIERELGGGGMSRVFVAEELALGRRVVLKVLPPDMAATVNTDRFRREVQFVARLQHPHIVPVLATGEDAGTLWYSMPYVDGDTLRGRMSAGAMTVREVITVWRDMLDALSYAHKAGVVHRDIKPDNVLLSGRHAVVTDFGIAKAVASATSTDGGSAALTGIGFVVGTPAYMAPEQAAGMTEIDPRADVYSTALVAYEMFTGTSPFGGMTPARALASQVQTMPAAPRTLRVDLPPAIDALLMRCLAKELDDRPASADAVLEALDAIDTAGGATTPAAQTKGAGGAARTAPASRGRGIAFLGVALAAAGVATWLLMKGGSTRTASAPTERDLLIVASFAHEAKDSSYSRAVSEALRIDLQQSPKVRVAEPQLVARTLQAMRVAPDAELNDSLARDLGRRTGAKAFVTGALRPLGTGYAITARLVSVADGSEVAALREPAKSSSELLDAIDRLSKALREQAGESVSSLRASPALPSVTTASIDALVAYAVATEYMRNGEQFLASQQYEKALEIDSTFASAWSGLSTALSNMQVRRADRDRAVLRAFNLRSKLPPVERLKIESRYHSARGEFTEEMAAHKALLAIEPTNYAALNNLGRLMMGQGRYAEAEPLLRAALVSRPGSIAPWEMLYDAALARGDSALVDSLRRTSTSVSSPRAPIAVASDRAASAGDYTSIAKLLDSILASKPAVDVQGPAATRRFTLQLLRGQLGTAERDLNGALSELAAKVDPSAMFEGAANLAEARIVALDDSSGARARLAKLETLVARSGAAAEDQKTLYRAFVHARAGNVAQARRMLAAAEPLLPRDTTWRNWIGGEIALAEGRPADAVRSFRRVLGAELFCTICGSGGLARSYDALGQRDSVVAIYEKMLANRDPEARWGEDVFERARALKRLGELYEERGNVAQAIRRYREFVELWKDADPALQPVVQDVRERIVQLEQKRG, encoded by the coding sequence ATGAGCGACCTGCTAGCCGACCTCCGCGCCCAACTGGGCGACCGTTATCGCATCGAGCGGGAGCTCGGTGGCGGTGGTATGAGTCGCGTATTCGTGGCCGAAGAGCTCGCGCTCGGCCGACGCGTGGTGTTGAAAGTGCTGCCGCCCGATATGGCAGCCACCGTGAACACCGACCGCTTCCGTCGTGAGGTGCAGTTCGTCGCGCGGTTGCAGCATCCGCACATCGTACCGGTGCTTGCCACCGGCGAAGATGCGGGCACGCTGTGGTATTCGATGCCCTACGTCGACGGCGATACGCTGCGCGGGCGGATGAGTGCGGGGGCCATGACGGTTCGCGAGGTGATCACCGTGTGGCGCGACATGCTCGATGCGCTGTCGTACGCGCACAAGGCGGGCGTGGTGCACCGCGACATCAAGCCGGACAACGTATTGCTGAGTGGCCGTCATGCCGTCGTGACCGACTTCGGTATCGCGAAGGCCGTGGCATCGGCCACGTCGACCGATGGTGGCTCGGCCGCACTCACCGGCATCGGCTTCGTGGTCGGCACGCCGGCGTACATGGCGCCCGAGCAGGCGGCGGGCATGACGGAGATCGACCCGCGGGCCGATGTGTACTCCACGGCGCTCGTGGCGTACGAGATGTTCACGGGCACGTCGCCGTTCGGTGGCATGACGCCTGCCCGTGCGCTGGCGTCGCAGGTGCAGACGATGCCGGCAGCGCCTCGTACGCTGCGCGTGGACTTGCCTCCCGCAATCGATGCGCTGCTCATGCGTTGCCTCGCGAAAGAATTGGACGATCGCCCGGCATCGGCGGATGCGGTGCTGGAAGCGTTGGACGCGATCGACACGGCCGGTGGTGCCACGACGCCGGCGGCGCAGACAAAGGGCGCGGGCGGGGCCGCACGTACGGCGCCGGCGTCGCGTGGTCGCGGCATCGCGTTTCTCGGCGTTGCCCTGGCGGCGGCGGGTGTGGCCACGTGGCTGTTGATGAAGGGTGGTTCCACGCGTACGGCCAGTGCGCCTACTGAGCGCGACTTGCTCATCGTGGCCTCGTTCGCGCACGAAGCGAAGGATTCGTCCTATTCGCGCGCGGTGAGCGAAGCGCTGCGGATCGACTTGCAGCAGTCGCCCAAGGTGCGTGTGGCCGAGCCGCAGCTGGTGGCGAGGACGCTGCAGGCCATGCGCGTGGCACCGGACGCGGAACTGAACGACAGTCTGGCGCGCGACTTGGGACGACGAACTGGCGCGAAAGCGTTCGTGACCGGTGCCCTGCGGCCGCTGGGTACGGGCTACGCGATCACGGCGCGCTTGGTGAGTGTGGCGGACGGCAGCGAAGTGGCCGCGCTGCGAGAACCCGCGAAGTCGTCGTCCGAACTCCTCGACGCGATCGACCGGTTGTCGAAGGCGTTACGCGAACAAGCGGGTGAGTCGGTGTCGTCGCTGCGGGCGAGCCCGGCGCTGCCGTCGGTGACCACGGCATCAATTGATGCCTTGGTCGCGTATGCCGTCGCCACGGAGTACATGCGCAACGGCGAGCAATTCCTCGCTTCGCAGCAGTACGAGAAGGCGCTCGAAATCGACAGCACCTTTGCCAGCGCGTGGAGCGGACTGTCCACGGCGCTCAGCAACATGCAAGTGCGTCGCGCCGATCGTGATCGCGCCGTGCTCCGTGCCTTCAACTTGCGCAGTAAACTGCCGCCGGTCGAACGGCTGAAGATCGAATCGCGATATCATTCCGCCCGCGGCGAATTCACTGAAGAGATGGCGGCGCACAAAGCGCTGCTGGCGATCGAGCCCACCAATTACGCCGCGCTCAACAATCTTGGGCGCTTGATGATGGGTCAGGGCCGATACGCCGAAGCGGAGCCGCTGTTGCGCGCCGCGTTGGTCAGCCGTCCCGGCTCGATTGCGCCGTGGGAAATGCTGTACGATGCGGCGCTCGCGCGTGGCGATTCGGCGCTGGTGGATTCGCTTCGTCGCACGAGCACGAGCGTCTCATCCCCTCGTGCTCCGATAGCTGTAGCCAGCGATAGGGCGGCCTCGGCCGGCGACTATACGTCGATCGCCAAGCTGCTGGACAGCATCCTGGCGTCGAAGCCGGCCGTTGATGTGCAAGGGCCGGCGGCGACACGGCGCTTCACCCTGCAACTCTTGCGCGGCCAACTGGGCACCGCTGAGCGCGACTTGAACGGCGCGCTCAGCGAATTGGCGGCCAAGGTGGACCCGTCCGCAATGTTCGAGGGGGCGGCGAACCTTGCCGAAGCGCGTATTGTTGCGCTCGACGACAGCAGCGGGGCGCGCGCACGCTTGGCGAAGCTCGAGACACTCGTCGCGCGATCGGGGGCTGCTGCCGAGGACCAGAAGACGCTCTACCGTGCCTTCGTGCATGCGCGCGCGGGAAACGTGGCACAGGCCCGCCGGATGCTGGCGGCGGCGGAGCCCCTCTTGCCGCGCGACACGACGTGGCGAAACTGGATCGGCGGAGAAATCGCACTCGCCGAAGGTCGGCCTGCCGACGCGGTCCGGTCGTTCCGGCGCGTGCTTGGCGCGGAACTGTTCTGTACGATCTGCGGATCGGGCGGCCTGGCCCGTTCGTACGATGCGCTGGGACAGCGGGACTCGGTGGTCGCGATCTACGAGAAGATGCTGGCGAATCGCGACCCTGAGGCGCGCTGGGGCGAAGACGTCTTCGAGCGCGCCCGCGCCCTGAAGCGGCTGGGCGAGCTGTACGAGGAGCGCGGCAACGTGGCGCAGGCGATCCGCCGCTATCGCGAGTTCGTAGAACTGTGGAAGGACGCGGACCCCGCGCTTCAACCGGTGGTACAGGACGTGAGGGAGCGTATCGTGCAGCTGGAGCAGAAGCGGGGCTAG
- a CDS encoding tRNA guanosine(34) transglycosylase Tgt, with translation MTITNSPGFAFRASHDREGARLGWFTTPHGVVQTPEFMPVGTRAAVRGIDMREMRAMGTQMLLANAYHLYLNPGDHMVRALGGLHAFSRFSGPMLTDSGGYQVFSLAKFRQVREEGVTFKSIVDGSRHNYTPERVMQIERNLGADVIMQLDELIEGGAEHAASRAAMERSLRWLERCRVEFDRLEREGRESATPFAVPEGAPAMYGGDVEQERMAPPQALFPIIQGGTSDDLRTASINGILQTGDWAGIAMGGLSVGEAKPLMYATFDTCAPLLPRDKPRYLMGVGFPDDLIEAVRRGMDLFDCVAPTKMGRHGTVFTEDGKVSIRKSSHRTDRRPLTGTCPCPACTDYDRAYLRHLHANEEPLGQRLLALHNLTFLLRLMEQIRAAIRDERFESWSTAWLERYRAKGA, from the coding sequence GTGACGATCACCAATTCACCGGGCTTCGCGTTCCGCGCGTCGCACGATCGCGAAGGGGCACGGCTGGGATGGTTCACCACGCCACATGGGGTGGTGCAGACACCGGAATTCATGCCCGTGGGCACGCGTGCGGCAGTGCGTGGCATCGACATGCGGGAGATGCGCGCGATGGGCACGCAGATGTTGCTCGCCAATGCGTATCACCTGTATCTCAATCCCGGCGACCACATGGTGCGGGCATTAGGTGGACTGCACGCGTTCTCACGCTTCAGCGGCCCGATGCTCACTGATTCCGGCGGCTATCAGGTGTTCTCGCTGGCCAAGTTCCGGCAGGTGCGTGAAGAGGGCGTGACGTTCAAGAGCATCGTCGATGGTTCGCGCCACAACTACACGCCTGAACGCGTGATGCAGATCGAGCGCAATCTCGGCGCCGATGTCATCATGCAGCTCGACGAACTGATCGAGGGCGGCGCCGAGCATGCGGCCTCGCGGGCGGCGATGGAGCGCAGTCTGCGCTGGCTCGAGCGGTGCCGCGTCGAGTTCGATCGGCTCGAGCGCGAAGGGCGTGAGTCAGCCACACCGTTCGCGGTGCCGGAGGGCGCGCCCGCGATGTACGGCGGCGACGTGGAGCAGGAACGCATGGCGCCGCCACAGGCGCTGTTCCCGATCATTCAGGGCGGCACCAGCGACGACCTGCGCACGGCGTCGATCAACGGCATCCTGCAGACGGGAGACTGGGCCGGTATTGCCATGGGCGGCCTCTCAGTCGGCGAGGCCAAGCCGCTCATGTATGCCACCTTCGACACGTGCGCGCCGCTGCTGCCGCGCGACAAGCCCCGCTATCTCATGGGCGTCGGCTTTCCCGACGACCTCATCGAGGCGGTACGCCGCGGCATGGACCTGTTCGACTGTGTGGCCCCCACGAAGATGGGCCGGCACGGCACCGTGTTCACCGAAGACGGCAAAGTGTCGATCCGGAAGAGCAGTCACCGAACCGACCGTCGACCGCTCACCGGCACCTGCCCCTGCCCTGCCTGCACCGACTACGATCGCGCCTATCTGCGGCACCTGCACGCCAACGAGGAGCCGCTCGGGCAACGACTGCTCGCGCTGCACAATCTGACGTTCCTGTTGCGGCTCATGGAGCAGATACGCGCCGCGATCAGGGACGAGCGGTTCGAGAGCTGGTCGACGGCCTGGCTGGAGCGCTACCGGGCCAAGGGCGCGTAG
- a CDS encoding HD domain-containing protein, which produces MSESPTSPLGAELQGTLAFLRAAESLKYMTRTSWTSNGQQETVAAHTWRLCLMALVLAPHFPGIDVGKLLRICLVHDLGEAISGDISAALQASLPNKAEQERADLVQLVQPLPDTMRADLVALWDEYDAASSPEAKLAKGLDKLETILQHNQGVMPAGFDFLFNIEYGAAYTRDHPVLAALRTVLDTETQQRAREQAAPPEAS; this is translated from the coding sequence ATGAGTGAATCTCCCACGTCGCCGTTGGGCGCCGAATTGCAGGGCACGCTCGCATTTTTGCGGGCGGCCGAGTCGCTGAAGTACATGACGCGTACGTCGTGGACCTCGAACGGCCAACAGGAAACAGTGGCCGCGCACACCTGGCGGCTCTGCCTCATGGCGTTGGTGCTGGCACCGCACTTCCCGGGCATCGACGTGGGCAAACTGCTGCGCATCTGCCTCGTGCATGATCTGGGAGAAGCGATCAGCGGCGATATCTCGGCCGCGCTGCAGGCATCGCTGCCGAACAAGGCCGAGCAGGAGCGCGCTGATCTGGTGCAACTGGTGCAGCCGTTGCCGGACACCATGCGCGCGGATCTCGTGGCGCTCTGGGATGAGTACGACGCGGCCTCGAGCCCCGAAGCCAAACTGGCCAAGGGGCTCGACAAGCTCGAGACCATCCTGCAGCACAATCAGGGGGTGATGCCGGCCGGCTTCGACTTTCTGTTCAACATCGAATACGGCGCGGCGTACACTCGGGATCATCCGGTCCTCGCCGCGTTGCGCACGGTGCTCGATACGGAAACGCAGCAGCGCGCACGCGAACAGGCCGCGCCCCCCGAGGCGTCGTGA
- a CDS encoding YqaA family protein produces MSRESTWLARTHARLEQWADAGWSNSVVFGWGLLQGCVFPGFVDLFFLPLALARPERAYRYALVATVGTIIGSVLLYIAGAEALSWLEGPVSRFFSITPATVDAYRATLAEYGGWAIFASTMSPLSTKLTSIASGAAGVPFLQFLLALTAGRLSRTMALAWLVRHGGADAVAKFTQHTRVAPSDSSSTKPS; encoded by the coding sequence ATGTCACGCGAGTCGACTTGGCTGGCGCGCACCCATGCGCGCTTGGAACAGTGGGCTGATGCGGGATGGTCGAACAGCGTGGTATTCGGGTGGGGGCTGCTGCAGGGCTGCGTCTTCCCCGGTTTCGTCGACCTGTTCTTCCTTCCGCTGGCACTCGCGCGTCCCGAACGCGCGTACCGCTACGCGCTGGTTGCCACCGTCGGCACCATCATCGGCAGTGTGTTGCTCTACATTGCGGGTGCCGAAGCGCTCTCGTGGCTCGAGGGGCCTGTTTCGCGGTTTTTCTCCATCACGCCGGCCACGGTCGACGCGTATCGTGCGACACTCGCCGAGTACGGCGGGTGGGCGATCTTCGCCAGCACGATGTCGCCGCTGTCGACCAAGCTGACCAGCATTGCTTCAGGAGCGGCGGGTGTACCGTTTCTGCAGTTCCTGCTGGCGCTCACGGCTGGCCGCCTCTCGCGCACGATGGCGTTGGCGTGGCTGGTGCGTCACGGTGGCGCCGACGCGGTGGCCAAGTTCACCCAGCACACGCGCGTCGCACCGTCCGACTCGTCGTCAACCAAGCCGTCATGA
- a CDS encoding ABC transporter ATP-binding protein, whose protein sequence is MLAVDLQHLTKRYGRVTAVDDLTLAIAPGEIVAFLGPNGAGKTTTIDMMLGLARPDSGTVQVYGQAPADAIAHGDISAVMQTGGLLKDFTVGETVRYTASLYAVARPPAEVMERAGIAHIADRLVAKCSGGEQQRLRFAMALLSDPRLLVLDEPTTGMDVEGRREFWSAIRKDAERGRTILFATHYLDEADAYADRIVLVRQGRIVADGTTAEIKSLATGRSVRATLPGAELSMFANLPGVLNAEIRGDTVLVQCTDSDAVARMLLTTTQARDLEIVAQNLEAAFVALTSE, encoded by the coding sequence GTGCTTGCTGTAGACCTGCAACACCTCACGAAACGCTACGGCCGCGTCACGGCGGTCGACGATCTCACGCTGGCCATCGCGCCGGGCGAGATCGTGGCCTTCCTCGGTCCCAATGGTGCCGGCAAGACGACCACGATCGACATGATGTTGGGCCTTGCCCGTCCGGACAGCGGCACGGTGCAGGTGTACGGCCAGGCTCCGGCCGACGCCATCGCCCACGGCGACATTTCGGCCGTCATGCAAACGGGCGGCCTGCTCAAGGACTTCACGGTGGGCGAGACGGTGCGCTACACGGCGTCGCTGTACGCGGTGGCGCGACCACCGGCCGAAGTGATGGAACGGGCCGGCATCGCGCACATCGCCGATCGGCTCGTGGCCAAGTGCTCGGGCGGTGAACAGCAACGCCTGCGTTTCGCCATGGCGCTGTTGTCCGATCCACGCTTGCTGGTGCTCGACGAACCCACCACGGGCATGGATGTGGAGGGGCGCCGCGAGTTCTGGAGCGCGATTCGCAAGGATGCCGAGCGGGGGCGCACGATTCTGTTTGCGACGCACTATCTCGACGAGGCCGACGCGTACGCCGATCGGATCGTGCTGGTGCGACAGGGGCGCATCGTGGCCGACGGCACCACGGCTGAAATCAAGTCGCTGGCCACTGGCCGTTCGGTGCGGGCCACGCTGCCCGGTGCGGAACTCTCGATGTTCGCCAATCTGCCCGGTGTGCTGAACGCCGAGATCCGCGGCGATACGGTGCTTGTGCAGTGCACCGATTCGGATGCCGTGGCGCGCATGCTGCTCACTACCACCCAGGCGCGCGATCTCGAGATCGTCGCGCAAAACCTCGAGGCGGCGTTTGTGGCGCTGACATCCGAATGA
- a CDS encoding ABC transporter permease has product MTSTSPLAVTAPVSSDRRPPAFGGFNLTALSLELRRVMRNRRTVMFLLVFPTMFFFLFGVAGSGKRGGPAALAYVMLSMAAYGAMVGTTSGGAAVAVERSLGWSRQLRLTPLNPLAYVAMKVMSAMTLGLVSVCVTFLVASTAGGVHLTPQQWMLSILSCWVGSLVFAAFGLFMGFLLPSENVMQFVGPMLAVMAVFGGIFIPLKQLPQTLQTIARYTPMFGVGQIARAPLSGELTAWAVGSVLLWAIVFGTGAMLLFKRDTTRV; this is encoded by the coding sequence ATGACCAGTACGTCACCTCTGGCCGTCACGGCCCCCGTGTCCAGCGATCGGCGGCCGCCGGCGTTCGGCGGCTTCAACCTCACGGCATTGTCGCTCGAGCTGCGTCGGGTCATGCGGAACCGGCGCACGGTGATGTTCTTGCTCGTCTTTCCGACGATGTTCTTCTTCCTCTTCGGCGTCGCCGGCAGCGGAAAGCGCGGCGGACCTGCGGCGTTGGCCTATGTCATGCTGAGTATGGCGGCGTACGGCGCGATGGTAGGCACGACGTCTGGTGGAGCCGCCGTGGCCGTGGAGCGGAGTCTCGGCTGGAGCCGCCAACTACGACTCACACCGCTCAACCCGCTGGCGTACGTGGCCATGAAAGTCATGTCGGCGATGACACTGGGGTTGGTGTCGGTCTGCGTCACCTTCCTCGTCGCGTCGACGGCCGGTGGCGTGCATCTCACGCCGCAACAGTGGATGCTCTCCATCCTGTCGTGCTGGGTCGGCTCGCTGGTGTTCGCCGCCTTCGGCTTGTTCATGGGCTTTCTGCTGCCCAGCGAGAATGTGATGCAGTTCGTGGGGCCGATGCTGGCCGTTATGGCCGTGTTCGGGGGCATTTTCATCCCGCTGAAGCAGCTGCCCCAAACGCTGCAAACGATCGCGCGCTATACGCCGATGTTCGGCGTCGGCCAGATTGCCCGGGCACCGTTGTCGGGCGAGCTCACGGCCTGGGCGGTGGGCAGCGTGCTCCTCTGGGCCATCGTCTTCGGGACGGGCGCGATGTTGCTCTTCAAGCGGGACACCACGCGCGTGTAA
- a CDS encoding phosphodiester glycosidase family protein, protein MRIRAFVWPLLAALPLLSACRTVLPGRAPRFPFVVSPSVADTIDTEVLSNAVRLHRLVNVKAPWRAWVLDVNMSACVSVQAVKGEATAVGRNTTSVLLSRLPAASHPIAAVNADFFLFAPPGVLTNAHIERGTVIAGPGPNVLLGYDAQRGLFIDSVRVSGAVTSTHGTVDVQNWNRPAANRAGLVDARWGVPLDTLVRTRALRLEPIVAVRQDTSAGRYVVRAARAGDTLVYGDTLLLIVPPALRARAVAGDTVTVQRRLTPYWPRETVGGRGVLLVDSVVGADVDREGNAGFQGLNPRTAAGIARVGNSQRLLLAVIDGRQPGYSVGMTLRQTAELLQSLGAQSAINLDGGGSSAMIVRDNATGALRVRNKPSDPTGERPVGNGLAVLGVCAGR, encoded by the coding sequence ATGCGAATTCGCGCTTTCGTGTGGCCGCTGCTGGCCGCGCTTCCACTGCTGTCGGCCTGCCGCACCGTGCTGCCGGGCCGCGCGCCGCGCTTTCCGTTCGTGGTGTCACCGTCGGTGGCCGACACCATCGACACCGAGGTGCTCTCCAACGCGGTGCGACTGCATCGCCTGGTAAACGTGAAGGCGCCGTGGCGGGCGTGGGTCCTCGACGTCAACATGTCGGCGTGCGTCAGCGTGCAGGCGGTGAAAGGCGAGGCCACTGCGGTGGGGCGCAACACAACCAGCGTGCTGTTGTCGCGGCTGCCGGCGGCGTCGCACCCGATCGCGGCCGTTAACGCCGACTTCTTCTTGTTCGCTCCGCCCGGCGTGCTCACCAATGCCCACATCGAACGCGGTACGGTCATCGCCGGCCCGGGCCCCAATGTGCTGTTGGGGTACGACGCGCAGCGTGGCCTGTTCATCGACTCCGTCCGCGTGAGCGGCGCCGTCACGTCGACGCACGGTACGGTCGACGTGCAGAACTGGAATCGTCCGGCCGCCAATCGCGCCGGATTGGTGGACGCCCGCTGGGGCGTGCCGCTCGACACGCTGGTGCGCACGCGCGCGCTGCGACTCGAGCCCATCGTGGCTGTGCGGCAGGATACGAGCGCCGGCCGGTACGTCGTGCGCGCCGCGCGCGCGGGCGACACGCTAGTGTACGGCGACACGCTCTTGCTGATCGTGCCACCGGCCCTGCGCGCACGGGCGGTGGCCGGTGATACCGTCACCGTGCAGCGACGCCTCACGCCCTACTGGCCTCGCGAAACCGTCGGCGGTCGCGGCGTGCTGCTCGTCGACAGCGTGGTGGGCGCTGACGTGGACCGTGAAGGCAACGCTGGCTTTCAAGGCCTGAATCCGCGCACCGCCGCGGGCATCGCGCGAGTGGGCAACTCGCAGCGACTGCTGCTGGCCGTCATCGACGGACGCCAGCCCGGCTACAGCGTGGGGATGACGCTGCGGCAGACGGCCGAGCTGTTGCAGTCACTCGGTGCCCAGAGCGCCATCAATCTCGATGGCGGCGGATCGTCGGCCATGATCGTGCGCGACAACGCCACCGGTGCTCTGCGTGTGCGCAACAAACCGTCTGATCCGACTGGCGAGCGGCCAGTTGGTAATGGTCTCGCTGTCCTGGGCGTTTGCGCGGGGCGATAG
- a CDS encoding YciI family protein has product MYALAIIRYRRPFEEIAPYVEEHRAYLKELKAQGLLLASGPFDPRVGGGLLLRVPDADGPAALDRIRNGDPFTRLALAQYELLPWNPVIGKEGLDTL; this is encoded by the coding sequence ATGTACGCACTCGCCATCATCCGCTACCGTCGCCCGTTCGAAGAGATTGCTCCGTATGTCGAGGAGCACCGGGCCTACTTGAAGGAACTCAAGGCGCAGGGGCTGTTGCTCGCGTCAGGACCGTTCGATCCCCGCGTCGGCGGCGGATTGCTGTTGCGGGTGCCCGACGCCGACGGTCCGGCCGCACTCGATCGCATTCGCAACGGCGATCCGTTTACCCGCTTGGCGCTGGCGCAGTACGAACTGCTGCCGTGGAATCCGGTGATCGGGAAGGAGGGGTTGGACACGCTGTAG
- the sufU gene encoding Fe-S cluster assembly sulfur transfer protein SufU, whose protein sequence is MSSVAPFTASIAAMYQDALLAHHRAPHNRRVIESPSAVGARKNPVCGDDITVMVTLESDAVRDVAFTGRGCSIATASASMMTDAVLGLTVSDALALADAVDRMLHPDAGQAGSADAVPEPLPDALTPLRGVAPFPGRHGCAMLPWQALREALTAKR, encoded by the coding sequence ATGAGCAGCGTTGCTCCGTTCACCGCCAGCATCGCGGCCATGTACCAGGATGCGCTGCTGGCGCATCATCGCGCGCCGCACAACCGGCGCGTGATCGAGTCGCCCAGCGCAGTCGGGGCGCGCAAGAATCCGGTGTGCGGTGACGACATCACGGTCATGGTCACGCTCGAGTCCGACGCAGTGCGCGACGTAGCGTTCACTGGACGCGGCTGCTCGATCGCCACAGCCTCGGCGTCGATGATGACCGACGCGGTGCTGGGGCTCACGGTGAGCGACGCGCTGGCCTTGGCCGACGCGGTCGACCGCATGCTGCATCCCGACGCGGGCCAGGCCGGTAGCGCGGATGCGGTGCCCGAGCCGTTGCCGGATGCGCTCACCCCGCTCCGCGGCGTGGCGCCGTTTCCGGGGCGTCACGGCTGCGCGATGCTGCCCTGGCAGGCGTTGCGCGAGGCGCTCACGGCGAAGCGGTAA